The nucleotide window GCTTCTTGTTTTAAACCTTCAATATACTGTTCGAAAGTCATCTTCTTGCTGGAATGCGGCTCTGCAGCGGTTTGTGCGCTTAGCGGTAACGCCAGTACACTGCTCAGAGCAAGTATGGATGCGGCTAGATGCTTTTTCATTATCATTATTACTCCATATCTTTGTCTTCAACGCCCACGTCTTTGCGGTGTTGTTTTAACAAATCTTCTTTAGGTGGCGGTAATTGCAAATAGTAACCTTTATCGGTCAATTCACTTTTAACTTTTTTAATATCAGCCAATGCTAACTTGTCACGCTTTGCCAAATTTACCATGGTAACCAAATTTGGCGTGCCAAACATTTGCATCAATGGCTCAGGCACGGTCGAGAAATCATCTCGCTTGGTGATATAAAGGTAGGTATCAGCTTTCTTCGAGCTGCGGTATATAACGCAAATCATAATTCTTAGAATGTGTTTAAGGTTTAATGCCAATATATCACCTAGCCCTTTATGCTTAAAGGGCTAATAGCTCTGACTGAGGTATTTTTCAAAGGTTCAACGTGTTACTGATGAGATTCAGTAACACCTGATTATAAAAGGCTTATAGAGATTGTAAAAAGTCACGTACTGGTTGAGCAAACAACTCGCCGCGCCAGCCTTGCAACAGCTCAACACTTTGTTCGCTTTGCTCGTTCAGCTGCCAGTGCCAAGTAAGCAATTGATGTATTTGACGCTTACCGGCAACAACGGCGATATCAAGGTTATTCTGCGCCGCCAGTTCTGTGAGTTTTTGCTTTACCGCTTTAAAGGTGTTTTTGTAATTAGGGTAACTGTCTAAGCGAGACATTTGCTTTGGCAGCTCGTCATCTGGCAACTCATTAACTTTGCGCATCACATTAAGCATGGCCTTGCCTTTGTGGCGGATATCGAGAATATCAATTCCTTCAAAGTTTGCCATCGCGCCAACGCTTTTCGGGTTTTTATATGCCAATGTGAACAAAGTAGCGTCTTTTGCAACAAAGGTGAGCGGCAAATTACGACGCACCGCCTGTTCATAACGCCAAGCCAATAGATGCTGCAAAATCGCCAGGTTACGCGGCTGAAGTTTCCACGCGGATTTGTTATCTAAATACAGTTTCAGCGGGTCGATTGGGCTAAATTTCTTCTCGATTTGCCATTCGCTTTCCATCATTAAAGCTTGATAAAAACCAGCTTCGTTGATTTCGTCTATCACACGATCACAAATTTGGTAGAGATGATAAACGTCGGCTGCGGCGTATTCTAACTGACGCTGACTTAACGGGCGTTTAAGCCAATCGGTTCGCGATTCACTTTTATCTAATTCCAAACCAAGATAATGCTTGATCATCGCCGCATATCCCATCGACAAACCATGACCAAGAAATGCCATCGCTATTTGCGAGTCGAGCATATTGACCGGGCGACACTGCCCCGCTCTTAAGAAAACTTCTAAGTCTTCAGAGCATGAATGAATCACTTTCAATACATCAGGGTTTTGCAATAACTGCCAAAAAGGCGACAAATCAGCAATCGCTTCCGGATCAATCAGGGCAAGTTGCTCACC belongs to Thalassotalea sp. HSM 43 and includes:
- the rnd gene encoding ribonuclease D, with the protein product MQFSYISDENELVQYCQQASSKDLVCIDTEFVRTRTLFPNLGLLQIYDGEQLALIDPEAIADLSPFWQLLQNPDVLKVIHSCSEDLEVFLRAGQCRPVNMLDSQIAMAFLGHGLSMGYAAMIKHYLGLELDKSESRTDWLKRPLSQRQLEYAAADVYHLYQICDRVIDEINEAGFYQALMMESEWQIEKKFSPIDPLKLYLDNKSAWKLQPRNLAILQHLLAWRYEQAVRRNLPLTFVAKDATLFTLAYKNPKSVGAMANFEGIDILDIRHKGKAMLNVMRKVNELPDDELPKQMSRLDSYPNYKNTFKAVKQKLTELAAQNNLDIAVVAGKRQIHQLLTWHWQLNEQSEQSVELLQGWRGELFAQPVRDFLQSL
- a CDS encoding YcgL domain-containing protein; translated protein: MICVIYRSSKKADTYLYITKRDDFSTVPEPLMQMFGTPNLVTMVNLAKRDKLALADIKKVKSELTDKGYYLQLPPPKEDLLKQHRKDVGVEDKDME